One window from the genome of uncultured Fibrobacter sp. encodes:
- a CDS encoding TrkA family potassium uptake protein, whose product MASKQFVVIGLGNTGYFLARHLTALGHDVMVVDPSPEKIQDISNQVAQAVVADGTRKKQLQSLPLSKVDSVICCIGEDLQASLLTVLNLKELGVKHIIAKSSSPAHTIILEKLGVADIFHPERDMAISLAERLNRPNMLDYLPFMEGFSIVEIACPDAFLGKTLKDLSLTHKYGIQVIAIRDPLEPTPKIGNIADYVLKENDVLFVIGPNEALDKLKA is encoded by the coding sequence ATGGCTTCTAAACAATTCGTAGTAATCGGACTTGGTAATACGGGCTACTTCTTGGCCCGCCACCTGACCGCACTCGGACACGACGTGATGGTCGTGGACCCAAGCCCTGAAAAAATCCAAGACATTTCGAACCAAGTGGCGCAGGCAGTCGTTGCCGACGGCACCCGCAAAAAGCAGCTCCAGTCGCTCCCGCTTTCCAAGGTGGACAGCGTCATCTGCTGTATCGGCGAAGACCTGCAGGCATCGCTCCTGACGGTTTTGAACCTCAAGGAACTGGGCGTGAAGCACATCATTGCGAAGTCCAGTAGCCCGGCCCACACCATTATCCTCGAAAAGCTCGGCGTAGCGGACATCTTCCATCCGGAACGCGACATGGCCATTTCCTTGGCGGAAAGGCTCAACCGCCCGAACATGCTCGACTACCTGCCGTTCATGGAAGGTTTCTCCATCGTCGAAATCGCATGCCCCGACGCTTTCCTCGGCAAGACCCTCAAGGACCTCTCCCTGACGCACAAGTACGGCATCCAGGTCATCGCCATCCGCGACCCCTTGGAACCCACGCCCAAGATCGGTAACATCGCCGACTACGTGCTCAAGGAAAACGACGTGCTGTTCGTCATCGGCCCGAACGAGGCCCTGGACAAGCTGAAGGCGTAA